In the genome of Triticum urartu cultivar G1812 chromosome 5, Tu2.1, whole genome shotgun sequence, one region contains:
- the LOC125555907 gene encoding calmodulin-binding protein 25-like yields MLTAMQHMDSSAYASSPSASPWQQLLTAQRGHLLPYDYEGLTSVPAAAHAPAAHQQHRPARRVARRRPRPSRRLPTTYISADPAEFRRMVHQVTGADELLLPPVQQQAEGPLLPKLAARAAPSSAGGALLLPTLDTSSFLLGGCRARPSTARTGAMPAPTTPDGSLPLDSTSGGSSSCGFPTLESWDLL; encoded by the coding sequence atgctcaccgccatgcagCACATGGACTCCTCCGCCTACGCATCCTCGCCCTCGGCGTCGCCGTGGCAGCAGCTCCTCACGGCCCAACGCGGCCACCTGTTGCCCTACGACTACGAGGGTCTCACGTCCGTCCCCGCCGCGGCGCACGCGCCGGCGGCGCACCAGCAGCACAGACCCGCGCGCCGCGTCGCCAGGCGGCGGCCGCGCCCGTCGCGGCGGCTGCCCACGACCTACATCAgcgccgaccccgcggagttccgcCGCATGGTGCACCAGGTCACGGGCGCCGACGAACTCCTCCTCCCGCCGGTCCAGCAGCAGGCGGAGGGGCCCCTCCTCCCCAAGCTCGCCGCCCGCGCAGCGCCTTCGTCGGCCGGCGGGGCACTGCTGCTGCCGACGCTGGACACGTCGTCGTTCCTGCTCGGCGGGTGCAGGGCGAGGCCGTCCACCGCGCGGACGGGTGCGATGCCAGCGCCGACGACTCCCGACGGGTCGCTCCCGCTGGACAGCACTAGCGGCGGCAGCAGTAGCTGTGGTTTCCCGACCTTAGAGTCGTGGGATCTTCTCTGA
- the LOC125508654 gene encoding protein sym-1-like, whose product MALASVLPLLLVPRPIVSPRPTAAGRFLSLSAPLSTAAPAPAPVEPLKAGGRLARLQPLHAASCCNSASAAASGGVEAARAKGLQLVAWYLLSLDKHPVATKAVTSAVLTLAGDLICQLVIDKVPELDLKRTFVFTLLGLVLVGPTLHFWYLYLSKLVTISGTSGVISRLLLDQFVFSPVFIGVFMSLLVTLEGKPSLVVPKLKQEWFSSLIANWQLWIPFQFLNFYFVPQKLQVLAANFVALAWNVILSYKAHKKVIAE is encoded by the exons ATGGCGCTGGCGTCCGTGCTCCCGCTCCTCCTCGTCCCCCGTCCCATCGTCTCTCCGAGGCCCACTGCAGCGGGCCGCTTCCTCTCCCTCTCCGCTCCCCTGTCCACCGCCGCTCCCGCCCCTGCCCCCGTCGAGCCCCTGAAGGCCGGCGGCCGCCTCGCGCGGCTCCAGCCGCTCCACGCAGCCTCCTGCTGCAACTCCGCCTCCGCAGCAGCATCTGGAGGAGTGGAGGCGGCCCGGGCGAAGGGCTTGCAGCTCGTGGCCTG GTACCTTCTGTCTCTTGACAAGCATCCGGTGGCGACCAAGGCTGTCACTTCTGCTGTGCTGACTCTGGCCGGGGACCTCATCTGCCAG CTTGTAATTGATAAAGTGCCAGAGCTAGACCTGAAGAGAACATTTGTGTTCACGTTATTGGGACTTGTCCTGGTGGGGCCAACGTTGCATTTCTG GTACTTGTATTTGAGTAAATTAGTGACGATCAGCGGGACATCTGGTGTCATTTCTCGCCTGTTACTTGACCAG TTCGTCTTCTCTCCTGTTTTCATTGGTGTCTTCATGAGCTTACTCGTAACCTTGGAGGGAAAGCCATCTCTTGTAGTGCCAAAGCTTAAGCAG GAGTGGTTCTCTTCATTGATCGCGAATTGGCAATTGTGGATACCGTTCCAGTTTTTGAATTTCTATTTTGTCCCACAGAAGCTCCAG GTTCTTGCCGCTAATTTTGTAGCCCTTGCATGGAACGTGATTTTGTCATATAAAGCTCATAAGAAGGTTATCGCGGAGTAG
- the LOC125508655 gene encoding uncharacterized protein LOC125508655, with protein MSYMRGDLLTKTRKLVKGLAKPAPAWLKAMEQAPPVTFPRTDGKIEKIELPEDVYVKRFFRRHPDSLYHDAIKISGFDPPPARVFAWRVLELKEQGVNEDDAMAVADMEYGAEKKAKKLAYKELKQIARREGKPPPPNPYPSAIKEIQAEEKKYVRDRFHNPKVLEIVNKMKEDRQMFLQDRAAASGGSGEGQ; from the exons ATGTCGTACATGCGAGGCGACCTGCTGACGAAGACGCGGAAACTGGTGAAGGGGCTGGCCAAGCCCGCCCCTGCCTGGCTCAAGGCCATGGAGCA GGCACCTCCAGTCACATTCCCTAGAACTGATGGTAAAATCGAGAAGATAGAACTGCCAGAGGATGTCTATGTCAAGAGGTTCTTCAGAAGGCATCCTGATTCACTCTACCATGATGCAATAAA GATAAGCGGGTTTGATCCACCGCCAGCAAGAGTTTTTGCTTGGCGTGTCTTAGAGTTGAAAGAACAGGGAGTCAATGAAGATGATGCAATGGCTGTAGCAGAT ATGGAGTATGGAGCAGAGAAAAAAGCAAAGAAGCTAGCATACAAGGAACTGAAACAAATTGCACGCAGAGAAGGAAAGCCACCACCTCCAAATCCATATCCAAGCGCTATCAAAGAAATACAGGCAGAGGAAAAGAAGTATGTTAGGGACCGTTTCCATAACCCAAAGGTACTCGAGATCGTGAATAAGATGAAAGAGGACAGACAGATGTTTCTTCAAGATAGAGCAGCAGCATCAGGTGGATCAGGTGAAGGACAGTAA